A stretch of Camelina sativa cultivar DH55 chromosome 18, Cs, whole genome shotgun sequence DNA encodes these proteins:
- the LOC104760245 gene encoding pentatricopeptide repeat-containing protein At5g46580, chloroplastic-like isoform X1 codes for MATVLTTAIDVCFNPQNSDTKKHSLFLKPSLLRQSRTRKLNISCSSKQPKTLEEEPITTTKTPSLSEQLKPLSATTLRQEQTHILAKPKSVWVNPTRPKRSVLSLQRQKRSAYSYNHQIKDLRAFAQKLNSSNFTEKSEFLSLLNEIPYPPDRDNALLVLNSLREWQKTHVFFNWVKSKNLFRMETIFYNVTMKSLRFGRQFQLIEELALEMVNDGLELDNITYSTIITCAKRCNLYNKAIEWFERMYKTGLMPDEVTYSAVLDVYSKLGKVEEVLSLYERAVATGWKPDAIAFSVLGKMFGEAGDYDGIRYVLQEMKSMDVKPNVVVYNTLLEAMGRAGKPGLARSLFNEMLEEGLTPNEKTLTALVKIYGKARWAKDALNLWEEMKVKKWPMDFILYNTLLNMCADIGLEEEAETLFNDMKESAQCIPDNFSYTAMLNIYGSGGKAEKAMQLFEEMLEAGVPVNVMGCTCLVQCLGKAKRIDDLVYVFDLSVRRGVKPDDRLCGCLLSVMALCESSEDAEKVMACLEKANQKLVTFVNLIVDEKTEFETVKEEFKLVINATQVEARRPFCNCLIDICRGKTRHERAHELLYLGTLFGLYPGLHNKTMKEWSLDVRSLSVGAAETALEEWMRTLASIIRRQEDLPDLFFAQTGTGTHRFSQGLANSFALHLQQLSAPFKQSDRAGIFVATKEDLVSWLESKFPPLVASQV; via the coding sequence ATGGCGACTGTTCTCACTACAGCCATTGATGTCTGCTTCAATCCCCAAAATTCAGACACAAAGAAACACAGTCTATTCTTAAAGCCTTCTCTTTTAAGACAATCTCGTACTAGAAAACTCAACATTTCTTGCAGTTCCAAACAACctaaaaccctagaagaagaaCCAATCACCACAACAAAAACCCCATCTCTATCTGAGCAACTCAAGCCTCTCTCTGCGACAACACTCAGACAAGAGCAAACCCATATCTTGGCTAAACCGAAGTCTGTATGGGTCAATCCAACAAGACCCAAAAGGTCAGTTCTTTCACTTCAGAGACAAAAGCGTTCTGCTTACTCTTACAATCATCAAATCAAGGACCTCAGGGCTTTTGCTCAGAAGCTCAACAGTTCTAATTTCACTGAAAAGTCTGAGTTTTTATCTCTTCTCAACGAGATTCCTTATCCACCCGATAGAGATAACGCATTGCTTGTGCTAAACAGCTTGAGAGAATGGCAAAAGACTCATGTTTTCTTTAATTGGGTTAAATCCAAGAATCTGTTTCGTATggaaacaatattttacaatGTTACAATGAAGTCTCTGAGATTTGGGAGGCAGTTTCAGCTTATTGAGGAGCTGGCACTTGAAATGGTGAATGATGGTCTTGAGCTTGATAACATCACTTATTCCACTATCATCACTTGTGCGAAAAGGTGCAATCTTTACAACAAAGCTATTGAGTGGTTTGAGAGAATGTACAAAACTGGTCTGATGCCTGATGAGGTCACTTACTCTGCAGTTCTTGATGTTTATTCCAAGTTAGGAAAAGTTGAGGAGGTTCTTAGTTTGTATGAAAGAGCTGTTGCTACGGGTTGGAAGCCTGATGCTATAGCGTTCTCTGTGTTGGGAAAAATGTTTGGTGAAGCGGGGGATTATGATGGGATTAGGTATGTTTTGCAAGAGATGAAATCTATGGATGTGAAGCCTAATGTGGTTGTGTATAATACTTTGTTGGAAGCTATGGGAAGAGCTGGGAAACCAGGTTTGGCTAGGAGTTTGTTTAATGAGATGCTTGAGGAAGGTTTAACTCCAAATGAGAAAACTTTGACAGCTCTTGTTAAGATTTATGGGAAAGCGAGGTGGGCGAAAGATGCACTTAACTTGTGGGAGGAAATGAAGGTGAAGAAATGGCCGATGGATTTCATTTTGTACAACACATTGTTGAATATGTGTGCTGATATTGGATTGGAGGAAGAAGCTGAGACGCTGTTTAATGATATGAAGGAGTCTGCGCAATGTATACCTGATAATTTTAGTTACACAGCCATGCTGAATATATATGGGAGTGGTGGAAAAGCTGAAAAGGCGATGCAATTGTTTGAAGAAATGTTAGAAGCTGGTGTTCCGGTTAATGTGATGGGTTGCACTTGTTTAGTTCAATGCTTAGGGAAAGCAAAAAGGATTGATGATTTGGTTTATGTGTTTGATCTCTCGGTTCGAAGGGGTGTTAAGCCTGATGATAGGCTTTGTGGGTGTCTTCTTTCGGTTATGGCCTTGTGTGAGAGTAGTGAGGATGCTGAAAAGGTTATGGCTTGTTTGGAGAAAGCAAATCAGAAGCTGGTGACATTTGTGAATCTGATAGTAGATGAGAAAACCGAATTTGAGACTGTAAAAGAAGAGTTCAAGTTAGTGATCAATGCAACCCAAGTAGAGGCAAGAAGGCCCTTCTGCAACTGCTTGATAGATATATGCAGAGGCAAGACGCGTCACGAGAGAGCTCATGAGCTTCTCTATTTAGGAACCCTTTTCGGCCTATATCCAGGATTACACAACAAGACCATGAAAGAATGGAGCTTAGATGTGAGGTCACTATCAGTTGGTGCGGCTGAGACTGCGCTTGAAGAGTGGATGAGAACACTTGCCAGCATCATTAGACGTCAAGAAGATCTTCCAGATTTGTTCTTTGCACAAACTGGGACAGGAACCCACAGATTCTCACAGGGATTAGCAAACTCTTTCGCCTTGCATTTGCAACAGCTATCTGCACCTTTCAAACAGAGCGATAGGGCGGGTATTTTTGTGGCTACAAAGGAAGATTTGGTGTCATGGTTGGAATCAAAGTTTCCACCTTTAGTTGCTTCTCAAGTATGA